A window of Bradyrhizobium sp. AZCC 1719 genomic DNA:
TCGAGGTGGTGCCCGGCGTGCTCTGGGTCCGGCTCAAGCTGCCGTTCCGGCTCAACCACGTGAACATCTATCTGCTCGCCGATGGCGATGGCTGGGCGATGGTCGATTCCGGCTTCGGTAATGAGGAATCCATTGCGGCCTGGACCACCCTGTTCGAGGGCCCGCTGCGGCACGTGAAGATCACGCGGCTGATCGTCACCCATTCGCATCCCGATCACGTCGGTCTTGCCGGGTGGATCGTCGAGCGCTTCGACTGTCCGCTGCAGATGTCGCAGGTCGAATACCTGCAATCGGTCTATCACCAGAATCGCGGCACCGAGGAGCGGCGCAACGCGCAGCGGCTGTTCTTCCGCCGCCACGGCATGGACGAGGGTCTGACCGACAAATTGCTCGGCCGCGGCCAGGACTATCTGAAGCGCGTCTCGGTGCTGCCGCCGTCCTATCGGCGCATCTCGCATGGCGACGAGGTCGTGATCGGCACCCGCCGCTTCAAGGTGATCACCGGCGGCGGCCACGCGCTCGACCAGGTGATGCTGTACTGCGCCGCCGACAAATTATTCCTCTCCGCCGACCAGGTGCTGAGCAAGATTTCGCCGAACGTCAGTGTCTGGGCCGTCGAGCCCGACCAGAACTCGCTCGGGGAATATCTGGCGTCGCTGGCGAGCCTCACCACCACGCTGCCTTACGATGTTATGGTGCTACCCGGCCACGGCGTGCCGTTTTACGGGCTGAAGACCCGCATCAAGCAACTCGCCGACCACCACGAGGACCGCTGCCGGCTGATCGCGGAAGCCTGCCGCGAAGTGCCGCAGACCTCGAAGGAGCTGGTGCCGGTCGTCTTCCACAAGCATGTGCTGGACGAGCACCAGATGGGCTTTGCCGCCGGCGAACTGGTCGCCCACGTCAACTACATGCTGGTCGAGGGCCGCCTGACATCAGAGGTGAGCGACGGCGTGTTGCGGTTCCGCACTACCTGAAACGCAGCGACCAAAGCCGCGCCGGATGGTCCAGCCACGCGGACCGCTACTCACCTAGCGCGTTGATCCGGATCAACATTTGGTCCGGCTAAGTAGCATTCCGGAGGGGTGCCGAAATGTGGGAATTCGCATAGACATCAAAGCTGGAAAGGCTCTAAAAAGGCCCCACGCCAATACGGCCGGTTCCGTTCCAGGTCTTGTGATGGATTACAGCAAATTCTTCCACGCCGCCCTCAACCGCCTGCATGACGAGCGGCGCTACCGCGTTTTCGCCGACCTCGAGCGGATCGCGGGCCGTTTCCCGCATGCGGTCTGGCACTCGCCGAAGGGCAGGCGCGATGTCGTGATCTGGTGCTCCAACGACTATCTCGGCATGGGCCAGCACCCGAAAGTGGTCGGCGCCATGGTCGAAACCGCGACCCGCGTCGGCACCGGCGCCGGCGGCACCCGCAACATCGCCGGCACCCATCATCCGCTGGTGCAGCTCGAGCAGGAGCTGGCCGACCTGCATGGCAAGCAGGCCTCGCTCTTGTTCACTTCGGGCTACGTCTCGAACCAGACCGGCATTTCGACGATCGCAAAGCTCATTCCGAACTGCCTCATTCTATCTGACGCGCTGAACCACAATTCGATGATCGAGGGCGTCCGCCAGGCCGGCTGCGAGCGCCAGATCTTCCGTCACAACGACCTCGCCCATCTCGAGGAACTGTTGATCGCTGCGG
This region includes:
- a CDS encoding MBL fold metallo-hydrolase, which gives rise to MHSKTDTVQSSAEALRYPFESHPGHDQVVEVVPGVLWVRLKLPFRLNHVNIYLLADGDGWAMVDSGFGNEESIAAWTTLFEGPLRHVKITRLIVTHSHPDHVGLAGWIVERFDCPLQMSQVEYLQSVYHQNRGTEERRNAQRLFFRRHGMDEGLTDKLLGRGQDYLKRVSVLPPSYRRISHGDEVVIGTRRFKVITGGGHALDQVMLYCAADKLFLSADQVLSKISPNVSVWAVEPDQNSLGEYLASLASLTTTLPYDVMVLPGHGVPFYGLKTRIKQLADHHEDRCRLIAEACREVPQTSKELVPVVFHKHVLDEHQMGFAAGELVAHVNYMLVEGRLTSEVSDGVLRFRTT